From a single Thalassophryne amazonica chromosome 7, fThaAma1.1, whole genome shotgun sequence genomic region:
- the LOC117514542 gene encoding serum paraoxonase/arylesterase 2-like, whose translation MGKLVCFSVLVAILAALLGERIYNFRKRCLASREIGNKHLPNCFLLKHLDHGSEDITIMPDGLAFISSGLKYPGLQATELPGKIFIFDLQNPQMKPVELRMPRNFDLDTFNPHGISVYTDQSDGTVSLFVVSHPHHQSQIEIFKFSPDDSSLVHLKTIKHELLHSVNDIVAMGPESFYATNDHYFGHELLRAYLEPLLSQPWGNVVYYSPEEVKVVSDGFYFANGINVSPDKRHLYVADILDHNVHVFEITADNKLTAVKTVAVGSLCDNIEVDPETGDLWLGCHPNAMKVFMLDPKNPPGSEVIKIQNILSDRPLVSQVFSDDGQVIMGSSVAAPYRGKLLIGTVFHKAMCCDLK comes from the exons ATGGGAAAGCTTGTTTGTTTTTCGGTTCTTGTGGCTATTTTGGCGGCCTTGCTGGGAGAGAGAATTTACAACTTCAG GAAAAGGTGCCTTGCTTCCAGAGAGATCGGCAACAAGCACCTGCCTAACTGTTTCCTCCTCAAACATCTGG ATCATGGCTCAGAGGACATCACAATCATGCCAGATGGCCTCGCCTTTATCAGTTCT GGTTTGAAGTACCCTGGgttgcaggccacagagcttccAGGGAAGATCTTCATTTTTGATCTGCAGAATCCCCAAATGAAACCAGTGGAGCTACGTATGCCAAGAAACTTTGACCTGGACACCTTTAATCCTCATGGGATCAGTGTATACACAGATCAAAGTG ATGGCACAGTGTCCCTGTTTGTTGTCAGTCATCCTCATCACCAAAGCCAAATCGAGATCTTTAAGTTCAGTCCAGATGACTCCTCCCTGGTCCATTTGAAAACCATAAAGCATGAACTTCTTCACAG tGTAAATGACATAGTTGCAATGGGACCAGAGAGCTTCTATGCAACCAACGATCATTATTTTGGACATGAACTCCTCAGAGCCTATCTGGAGCCTCTCCTTTCCCAGCCTTGGGGTAATGTTGTATACTACAGTCCAGAAGAAGTTAAAGTGGTTTCTGATGGATTTTACTTTGCCAATGGCATCAATGTCTCTCCAGACAAGAG GCATCTATATGTGGCCGACATATTGGACCACAATGTCCATGTGTTTGAGATCACAGCTGACAACAAACTCACCGCTGTGAAG ACTGTGGCTGTTGGATCACTTTGTGACAACATTGAAGTTGACCCTGAAACTGGAGACCTGTGGTTAGGCTGTCACCCCAACGCAATGAAAGTTTTTATGCTTGATCCCAAGAACCCGCCTGGGTCAGAG GTGATCAAGATCCAGAACATTCTTTCTGATAGGCCACTGGTGAGTCAGGTGTTCAGCGATGATGGTCAGGTGATCATGGGCTCGTCGGTCGCGGCTCCCTACAGGGGGAAGCTGCTGATTGGTACAGTGTTCCATAAAGCCATGTGCTGTGACCTGAAGTAA